The Mesotoga sp. UBA6090 region AAGCAGCATGGAGATTTATCAAATGGGTCTATTCAGATATTGAGAAAGACAGAAAATGGATGGAGGTTACTAATCTTCCACCAGCAAGAGAGGATCTGCTGACTAACCCGATATTCCAGGAATACATGGAGGATAATCCAAAGTTTGCTGCCTACGCTAGCCACGTGGCCTATGCGGTCCCCCCAGCTCTTACTACAAAGACAGTTGAAGTTCAGGAAATTCTCACAACATTTTTGATAGAACAAATAATGTATGGAAAATCCAGTCCATTTGATGCACTAAGTGATGCGGCAACGAGAGTACGTAGAGAGCTCTTCTAGGAGAAGAGGTGATTTACTGTGAGGAAGAGATTGAAAACCATCGATGCAATAAAAGGCTGGTCTCTGTCTGGGGGATATCTGTTATACACGGCAATATTCTGGGGTTACCCATTTGTGTGGCTTGTTATACTTGCTTTGTCAAAATGGAACTACTTCACTCCCAGAAAATTCGTCTGGTTTGAGAACTTCGTGAAGTTGTTCCAGGATGAGCTCTTCTGGAGGGTCGTACTGAACACCTTCAACTTCATGCTGTATTTCATACCGATGGTTCTCGGTCTCTCCTTGCTTTTCGCTCTCGGCTTGAAGAGGGTCAAGCTGTTTCGAACTTTCTTCATACTGGCCTTTCTTGTCGCCAATGTCTCCTCCGGAGTTGCCTATTCCATAATCTTTCAGAAATTGTTCGCAATAAATGGTCCCCTTAATGAACTCACAAGAGCCTTATTCGGAATCACTATTCCCTGGTTTAGCAGCCCTCAACTGGCCACTCTATCTATTGCTGTGATGGTGACCTGGAAGTTTATCGGTTATTACGGCCTTATCCTCTTTTCCGGGCTTCAGGCAATCCCCGACAGTCTTTATGAAGCGGCAGAACTGGATGGCGCGGGGAAAACGACCAGGTTCTTCAGAATCACTCTACCTCTTATTAATCCGTCTTTAGTTATGGTATTAGTTCTTTCTCTTACCCTTACTTTCGGAATATTCACTGAACCCTTCCTAATCACTGGAGGTGGTCCAATGAGGACTACATACACGTTTCAGATGTTGATTTACACCACAGCATTCCAGAAGATTAATCCCGGCTATGCCTCATCACTCGCTATAGTTGTGGCCTTACTAAGCTACGGATGCGTCATACTGACTAGAAAGCTAGTCGAGCGGGATGTGGAAATCGTATGAGAAAAATTCCTACAATCATCCTTTACATTGTTCTCTTTACCACCTCCATCGTATGGATCTATCCATACATATGGATGCTATTATCATCGTTCAAGCCGACCAACGAGATTTACGGCGGATTTCTTCCAAGTCAGTTCACTTTCGAGAATTACAAGTTCATACTGGAAGCTGCCGACAAAATGGAAAGGCCTTTCGTTCAGGCTCTTGGCAATTCGATTTTCATATCTGTAACCGTCACCTTGG contains the following coding sequences:
- a CDS encoding carbohydrate ABC transporter permease, with translation MRKRLKTIDAIKGWSLSGGYLLYTAIFWGYPFVWLVILALSKWNYFTPRKFVWFENFVKLFQDELFWRVVLNTFNFMLYFIPMVLGLSLLFALGLKRVKLFRTFFILAFLVANVSSGVAYSIIFQKLFAINGPLNELTRALFGITIPWFSSPQLATLSIAVMVTWKFIGYYGLILFSGLQAIPDSLYEAAELDGAGKTTRFFRITLPLINPSLVMVLVLSLTLTFGIFTEPFLITGGGPMRTTYTFQMLIYTTAFQKINPGYASSLAIVVALLSYGCVILTRKLVERDVEIV